One Tunturibacter gelidoferens genomic region harbors:
- a CDS encoding chloride channel protein — MKSEPSILKDFTVDRRVWLLSGVSIGIGLCATLLAVLLLRAIAFSTNIFYYHRFSLAPVSPAGSHLGHWMVVVPVLGGLLVGLMARFGSDKIRGHGIPEAIEAILLHRAKVAPKIALLKPISAAIAIGSGGPFGAEGPIIMTGGAVGSLIGQWMHVTDAERTTLLVAGAAAGMSATFATPVAAILLAVELLLFEWRPRSLVPVAIASVTASLFRVYWLGAGPIFPMPVITGTHGAPFVIGALFLGALLGLIAAGMSRMMYAFEDLFEHLHLHWMWWPAIGGIGIGVGGLFFPRGLGVGYDNIAELLHGTPTIGLIVGILLAKSLMWAFSLGSGTSGGVLAPLLMIGGAVGALAGHLTHAPAETQALWALIGMGAMLAGSLGVPLTAILFSLEVTHCLPALLPLATACIASYLITALIMPRSILTEKLSRRGYHLTREYGVDPLELVLVREVMSPLTKDTPTAPLPAAYSYSDSTTRGAAELMAMEGLETLAVVDRSNGQICGELSLRDLLRGRERSLERESERLRLFSYVPPEQDGHN, encoded by the coding sequence TTGAAGTCAGAACCATCCATTCTCAAGGATTTCACGGTTGATCGACGGGTCTGGCTGCTCTCCGGCGTCTCCATCGGCATCGGTCTATGCGCCACCCTGCTCGCCGTTCTACTCCTGCGTGCTATCGCATTCTCAACCAACATCTTCTACTACCACCGCTTCAGCCTCGCCCCGGTCTCTCCCGCAGGAAGCCACCTAGGACATTGGATGGTCGTCGTCCCAGTCCTGGGAGGCCTGCTCGTTGGCCTTATGGCGCGCTTCGGCTCGGATAAGATCCGCGGGCACGGTATCCCGGAAGCTATCGAAGCCATCCTCCTGCATCGCGCTAAAGTTGCTCCGAAGATTGCCCTCCTGAAACCCATCTCCGCCGCCATTGCGATCGGCTCAGGCGGCCCATTCGGCGCCGAAGGCCCCATCATCATGACCGGCGGAGCCGTGGGATCGCTCATTGGTCAGTGGATGCACGTCACCGATGCAGAGAGAACCACGCTCCTCGTCGCCGGTGCGGCAGCGGGCATGTCGGCAACCTTTGCCACGCCCGTGGCTGCCATTCTTCTTGCCGTCGAACTCCTTCTCTTCGAATGGCGCCCGCGAAGCCTGGTCCCGGTAGCGATTGCCAGCGTCACAGCATCACTCTTCCGGGTCTACTGGCTTGGCGCGGGGCCGATCTTTCCTATGCCGGTCATAACCGGAACTCATGGTGCTCCCTTCGTGATCGGCGCTCTCTTCCTGGGTGCTCTCCTCGGCCTCATCGCTGCCGGCATGAGCCGCATGATGTATGCCTTCGAGGATCTATTCGAGCACCTGCATCTCCACTGGATGTGGTGGCCCGCAATCGGCGGCATTGGCATTGGAGTCGGTGGCCTCTTCTTCCCCCGGGGCCTTGGAGTCGGGTACGACAACATCGCCGAACTGCTTCACGGGACTCCCACGATTGGCCTCATCGTAGGAATTCTGCTCGCAAAGTCGCTCATGTGGGCCTTCTCCCTGGGATCGGGAACCTCCGGCGGCGTGCTCGCTCCCCTACTCATGATCGGCGGAGCCGTAGGCGCACTGGCCGGGCACCTTACTCATGCTCCCGCCGAAACTCAAGCGCTCTGGGCCCTGATCGGCATGGGAGCGATGCTCGCAGGATCGCTTGGTGTCCCTCTCACCGCCATCCTGTTCAGCCTCGAGGTCACTCACTGTCTCCCCGCCCTGCTCCCGCTTGCCACGGCCTGCATCGCATCCTACCTCATCACCGCCCTCATCATGCCTCGATCGATTCTGACCGAAAAGCTCAGCCGGCGAGGCTATCATCTGACTCGCGAGTACGGCGTCGACCCGCTTGAGCTCGTCCTTGTTCGCGAGGTCATGTCGCCCCTCACAAAGGACACCCCAACCGCTCCACTCCCGGCCGCTTACTCTTACTCCGACTCGACCACCCGCGGAGCCGCAGAGCTGATGGCGATGGAAGGTTTAGAAACATTGGCGGTCGTAGACCGTTCCAACGGGCAGATATGCGGCGAGCTTTCACTCAGGGATCTGCTTCGCGGCAGAGAACGATCGCTCGAACGTGAAAGCGAGCGCCTACGGCTCTTCAGCTACGTTCCCCCCGAACAGGACGGTCACAACTGA
- the typA gene encoding translational GTPase TypA yields the protein MSNSTAVAVKPIFNIAIIAHVDHGKTTLVDAMLRQSGTFRSNEAVTDRVMDSNDLEKERGITILAKNTALYYHDNKINIVDTPGHADFGGEVERALKMVDGVVLLVDASEGPLPQTRYVLSKALEAGLTPMVVINKIDRPDARPQEVLNEVYDLFIDLDADESVLDFPVLYTNGKLGTATNDLATPGTDLQPLFEQIVQTIPVSKGDPEGTLQILVTNLDYSDYLGRLAIGRVFNGTMRTGQEYNVAKIDGTFTKHKITKLFSFSGLKRTDIEETQVGDIVAIAGIPGIFIGESFCDIENPQPLPQITIDEPTIAIQFNVNNSPFAGREGKFVTSRNLRDRLDKELLTNVSLKMQDTGSPDSFKVLGRGELQLGILIEMMRREGFELMASRPEIVTKKIDDAVMEPVEHLSIDVPENFVGTVIERLGPRKGEMVKMINHGSGRVRMEFRIPSRGLIGLRSEMLTETRGTIIMNSILDGYIAYQGEIPQRLSGALISDRQGTTTAYALEGLQDRGVLFVSDGVEVYEGMVVGEHSRDNDLDVNCVREKKLSNMRASGSDDAVRLVPYKQLTLEQCIEFIADDELVEVTPKSLRMRKKVLQANRRPRKGGSE from the coding sequence GTGAGCAACTCAACCGCAGTAGCCGTTAAGCCTATCTTCAATATCGCGATCATCGCCCACGTTGACCATGGCAAGACCACGCTCGTCGACGCCATGCTTCGCCAGTCCGGGACTTTTCGGTCCAACGAAGCCGTCACCGACCGCGTCATGGACTCCAACGATCTTGAAAAAGAGCGCGGCATCACTATTCTTGCGAAGAACACCGCCCTCTACTATCACGACAATAAGATCAACATCGTCGACACTCCAGGCCACGCCGACTTCGGCGGCGAAGTAGAGCGCGCCCTCAAGATGGTTGACGGCGTAGTTCTTCTTGTCGATGCCTCGGAAGGCCCCCTGCCGCAGACTCGCTACGTTCTTTCGAAGGCCCTCGAAGCTGGCCTCACGCCCATGGTTGTCATCAACAAGATTGACCGCCCTGACGCGCGTCCCCAGGAGGTCCTGAACGAAGTCTACGACCTCTTCATCGACCTCGACGCAGACGAGTCCGTCCTCGACTTCCCAGTGCTCTACACCAACGGAAAGCTCGGCACCGCGACGAACGATCTCGCGACCCCCGGCACGGATCTCCAGCCCCTTTTCGAGCAGATCGTCCAGACCATTCCTGTCTCCAAGGGCGATCCCGAAGGCACCCTCCAGATCCTGGTCACCAACCTCGACTACTCCGACTACCTTGGTCGTCTCGCCATCGGCCGCGTCTTCAACGGCACTATGCGCACCGGCCAGGAGTACAACGTCGCCAAGATCGACGGCACCTTCACCAAGCACAAAATCACCAAGCTCTTCAGCTTCTCCGGGCTCAAGCGCACCGACATTGAAGAGACACAGGTAGGCGACATTGTCGCTATCGCCGGCATCCCTGGCATCTTTATCGGAGAGAGCTTCTGCGACATCGAGAATCCGCAGCCTCTTCCCCAGATCACCATCGATGAGCCTACGATTGCTATTCAGTTCAACGTCAACAACTCCCCATTCGCTGGCCGCGAAGGCAAGTTTGTTACCTCGCGAAACCTCCGCGATCGCCTGGACAAAGAGCTCCTTACCAATGTCTCGCTCAAGATGCAGGACACCGGTTCTCCGGACTCCTTCAAGGTGCTGGGCCGCGGCGAACTTCAGCTGGGCATCCTCATCGAGATGATGCGTCGCGAGGGCTTCGAGCTCATGGCGAGCCGTCCCGAAATCGTTACCAAGAAGATCGATGATGCTGTGATGGAGCCGGTTGAGCACCTGTCGATTGACGTTCCTGAAAACTTCGTTGGCACCGTTATTGAGCGCCTTGGGCCGAGAAAAGGCGAGATGGTCAAGATGATCAATCACGGCTCAGGCCGCGTCCGTATGGAGTTTCGTATCCCCTCGCGTGGTCTGATTGGCCTGCGTTCTGAGATGCTTACCGAGACGCGTGGAACGATCATCATGAATTCGATTCTTGATGGCTATATCGCTTATCAGGGTGAGATTCCGCAGCGTTTGTCGGGTGCTTTGATCTCTGACCGTCAGGGGACTACGACTGCTTATGCGCTGGAAGGTCTGCAGGACCGCGGCGTTCTGTTTGTTTCGGATGGCGTGGAAGTGTATGAAGGCATGGTGGTTGGCGAGCATTCGCGAGACAACGATCTCGATGTCAACTGCGTTCGCGAGAAGAAGCTCTCGAATATGCGTGCTTCAGGTTCGGATGATGCTGTGCGGCTGGTTCCCTACAAGCAGCTGACGCTGGAGCAGTGTATTGAGTTCATTGCGGATGATGAGCTGGTTGAGGTTACGCCTAAGTCGTTGCGTATGCGGAAGAAGGTGCTTCAGGCGAACCGTCGTCCCCGCAAGGGCGGCAGCGAATAA
- a CDS encoding SDR family NAD(P)-dependent oxidoreductase: MSKLTGKVAVVTGASKGIGASIAEHFGAAGASVIVNYSSSKAGADAVVAKITAKGGKAIAVQGDVSKPEDIAQLFAETKKAYGKLDILVNNAGIYDFKPLGEITEEHFHKQFNLNVLGLLLTTQEAVKLIGPEGGSIINISSLVGQMPAPTWSVYSATKAAVDSLAVSLSQELGPKKIRVNSLNPGMVETEGLHAVGFAGSDFQKHTEATTPLGRIAQPEDIATAAVFFASDDAGWVTGQTLMLAGGKRM; this comes from the coding sequence ATGAGCAAGCTCACAGGAAAAGTGGCAGTGGTAACAGGTGCATCGAAGGGCATTGGAGCGTCGATCGCGGAACATTTTGGCGCAGCTGGGGCGTCCGTTATTGTGAACTACAGCAGTAGCAAGGCCGGCGCGGATGCTGTGGTTGCGAAGATTACCGCAAAGGGCGGCAAGGCGATCGCTGTGCAGGGCGATGTCTCGAAGCCGGAAGACATTGCGCAACTGTTCGCAGAGACCAAGAAGGCTTACGGAAAGCTGGATATTTTGGTGAATAACGCCGGAATCTATGACTTCAAACCGCTTGGCGAGATTACGGAGGAGCATTTTCATAAGCAGTTCAACCTGAATGTTCTCGGCCTGTTGCTCACGACTCAGGAGGCGGTGAAGTTGATTGGTCCGGAGGGCGGTTCGATCATCAATATCAGCTCGCTTGTCGGTCAGATGCCCGCGCCTACCTGGTCTGTCTACAGCGCGACGAAGGCTGCGGTGGACTCATTGGCTGTTTCGCTTTCGCAGGAACTGGGGCCGAAGAAGATTCGCGTGAACTCGCTGAATCCGGGCATGGTGGAGACGGAGGGACTGCATGCTGTTGGTTTCGCAGGTAGCGACTTCCAGAAGCATACGGAGGCAACGACACCGCTTGGACGTATTGCGCAGCCCGAGGACATCGCGACGGCGGCTGTGTTCTTTGCTTCCGACGATGCGGGCTGGGTCACGGGCCAGACGCTGATGTTGGCGGGGGGCAAACGGATGTAA
- a CDS encoding circularly permuted type 2 ATP-grasp protein → MLDHAYDEMFTGLGDLHQHCEPLLEHFSLLPSEELQRRKQAADLSFLNQGITFTVYGREEGTEKIFPYDLIPRIITAAEWATVEHGLTQRITALNLFLKDIYNEGRILDDGIVPREVVYSCKHYRRQMMGLQVPRNVYIAVCGTDLIRLENGEFVVLEDNLRVPSGVSYMLTNRRVMKRIFPQLFRSYNVRPIEQYTQLLLGTLRSLAPEGRPEPNIVLLSPGVFNSAYFEHAYLARQMGIELVEGRDLVTHDNVVYMRTTIGLRRVDVIYRRVDDDFIDPLAFRGDSILGVAGLFNAYRAGNVTLANAFGTGVADDKALYAYVPEIIKYYLSEEPVLKNVETYLLTRPKERQHVLQNLDKLVVKAVGESGGYGMLIGPQSTKAEQEDFARKIEADPRNYIAQPTISFSRAPCLIGDELQPRHVDLRPYVLYGDKVTIVPGGLTRVALNQGSLVVNSSQGGGSKDTWVLSQ, encoded by the coding sequence CTGCTGGACCATGCCTATGACGAGATGTTCACTGGACTCGGCGACCTGCACCAGCACTGCGAACCGCTGCTGGAACACTTTTCGTTGCTGCCTTCGGAAGAGCTGCAACGGAGAAAACAGGCGGCGGACCTTAGCTTCCTGAATCAAGGCATCACGTTTACGGTGTACGGCCGCGAAGAAGGAACGGAGAAGATCTTTCCGTATGACCTGATTCCACGGATTATTACGGCAGCCGAGTGGGCGACGGTGGAGCACGGGCTGACGCAACGGATTACGGCACTGAATCTTTTTCTCAAGGACATCTATAACGAGGGACGAATTCTGGATGACGGAATCGTGCCGCGTGAGGTGGTTTATAGCTGCAAACACTACAGGCGGCAGATGATGGGTTTGCAGGTTCCCCGGAATGTCTACATTGCTGTCTGCGGGACCGACCTGATCCGATTGGAGAACGGCGAGTTTGTGGTGCTGGAGGATAATCTGCGCGTACCTAGCGGGGTCAGCTATATGCTGACCAATCGCAGGGTGATGAAGCGGATCTTTCCGCAGCTCTTTCGAAGCTACAACGTGCGACCGATTGAACAGTACACACAATTGCTGTTGGGAACGTTGCGATCATTGGCGCCCGAGGGGCGACCGGAGCCGAATATCGTGCTGCTGTCGCCAGGAGTGTTTAACTCGGCTTACTTTGAGCATGCGTATCTTGCGCGTCAGATGGGGATCGAACTGGTTGAAGGACGCGATCTGGTAACGCACGACAACGTTGTGTACATGCGGACGACGATCGGGTTGCGGCGGGTGGATGTGATCTATCGGCGCGTGGATGATGACTTCATTGACCCCCTGGCGTTTCGCGGAGATTCAATTCTTGGAGTGGCTGGTCTGTTCAATGCTTACCGTGCTGGGAATGTGACACTGGCAAATGCGTTTGGTACCGGTGTGGCCGATGACAAGGCGCTCTATGCGTACGTTCCGGAGATTATCAAGTATTACCTGAGTGAAGAGCCGGTGCTGAAGAATGTCGAGACCTATCTGTTGACCAGACCTAAAGAGCGGCAACATGTGTTGCAAAATCTTGACAAGCTGGTGGTAAAAGCGGTCGGCGAGAGCGGCGGGTATGGGATGCTAATCGGGCCGCAGTCGACCAAGGCAGAGCAGGAGGATTTTGCGCGGAAGATCGAGGCTGACCCAAGGAACTATATTGCTCAGCCTACGATCTCGTTTTCGCGAGCACCTTGTCTAATCGGAGACGAGTTGCAGCCGCGGCATGTGGATCTACGGCCATATGTGTTGTATGGGGATAAGGTGACGATTGTGCCAGGTGGATTGACGCGTGTGGCGCTGAATCAAGGATCGTTAGTGGTGAACTCGTCGCAGGGTGGCGGGAGTAAAGATACGTGGGTGCTGAGTCAGTAA
- a CDS encoding alpha-E domain-containing protein has product MLSRVADSLYWMSRYLERAEHTTRLLDVNLNLMLDESPISAERRWQRVLQALGKPKNIEWTGEPYALTQALTFDTENKASILSCIIAARENSRHVREQISTEQWHRLNSLYLQVTRPEMQHRTQSEALGAGMTQPSEFLQSVMEAVHQFQGVTDSTMNHGEGWQFIQVGRYIERACATALLLQAYHIDLWGHPERMADGNEYLDWMGLLRSATAFEAYCKVYTADLTPDQIFEFLLLDEEFPHSVRFSIDSLLCALEKIQGDSGKSRAEGLRRLSGRLQSSLSYSSVDEILSLDVLAYLSSIQAQCRAIHETIYELYVDYSIQAALAG; this is encoded by the coding sequence ATGCTGTCACGTGTTGCGGATAGTTTGTACTGGATGAGTCGGTATCTCGAACGCGCTGAGCATACAACGCGGCTGCTGGATGTGAATCTGAATCTCATGCTCGATGAGAGCCCGATCAGCGCAGAGCGGAGATGGCAGCGGGTGCTACAAGCGCTGGGCAAACCGAAGAATATCGAGTGGACAGGTGAGCCGTATGCGCTGACACAGGCGTTAACCTTCGACACGGAGAACAAGGCTTCCATCCTGTCGTGCATCATTGCGGCGCGTGAGAACTCACGGCATGTGCGGGAGCAGATTTCTACGGAGCAGTGGCATCGGCTCAATAGCCTTTATTTACAGGTGACCCGGCCAGAGATGCAGCATCGGACTCAGTCAGAGGCTTTGGGGGCGGGGATGACGCAGCCTAGTGAGTTCCTGCAGTCAGTGATGGAGGCGGTGCATCAGTTCCAGGGGGTGACAGACTCGACGATGAACCACGGCGAAGGCTGGCAGTTCATTCAGGTCGGGCGGTATATCGAAAGGGCATGCGCGACGGCGTTATTGCTCCAGGCGTACCACATCGACCTTTGGGGGCACCCTGAGAGAATGGCCGATGGCAATGAGTACCTGGACTGGATGGGACTGTTACGCTCAGCGACAGCGTTTGAGGCTTACTGCAAGGTGTATACGGCGGATCTGACACCGGATCAAATCTTCGAGTTTCTTCTGCTCGATGAGGAGTTCCCGCACTCGGTGCGGTTTTCGATCGACAGCCTGCTGTGCGCGCTCGAAAAGATACAGGGAGACAGCGGGAAGAGTCGCGCCGAGGGCTTGCGGCGGTTGAGTGGGCGGCTGCAGTCTTCTCTGAGCTACAGCAGCGTGGATGAGATTTTGAGCCTGGATGTGCTGGCGTATCTGAGCAGCATTCAGGCACAATGCCGAGCGATTCATGAGACGATCTACGAGTTGTACGTCGACTATTCCATTCAGGCGGCGCTGGCAGGGTAG
- a CDS encoding acyltransferase family protein, translating into MIERGQTAADTAEPITSGKRSHLVDLVKGLAILLVVYGHTAQGVAHRGWWTGPGMAFSEDFIYSFHMPAFFFVSGLFVLGSIRRRGASNYTLEKFKTILYPYLLFAVITAALGPLTRRFQVTYSPFHWKAFLLNVADGSVSWFLFTLFFCLLLALLTARLPNWLRFLLAVVAGISPVYGSYIIDRVLREFCFVAAGMWVGNHIFMLERLEKTKAALGLVLLGGFQVVTIYFYGYAGRWNYILMGLTGTAALFLLARLLEKHRVGDALGWLGRASLATFLLSAFAQGATRVVLSNVFHTNNLWLQLLLPTAFAAVLPAIVWYQQDQWRLGWLFHWPF; encoded by the coding sequence ATGATCGAGCGGGGACAGACGGCAGCCGACACAGCGGAGCCTATTACCAGTGGAAAGCGGTCACACCTTGTGGACCTTGTGAAAGGTCTTGCAATCCTTTTGGTGGTCTATGGCCATACGGCCCAGGGGGTAGCACATCGGGGCTGGTGGACCGGACCGGGGATGGCATTCTCTGAAGACTTTATTTACAGCTTCCACATGCCCGCGTTTTTCTTTGTTTCCGGGCTGTTTGTGCTGGGCAGCATTCGTCGGCGAGGGGCCAGCAACTACACGCTCGAAAAATTTAAGACCATCCTGTATCCGTATCTGCTATTCGCGGTCATCACGGCAGCGCTCGGCCCTTTGACACGAAGGTTTCAAGTGACGTACTCGCCGTTTCACTGGAAGGCGTTTCTGCTGAACGTCGCGGACGGGAGCGTTAGCTGGTTTCTGTTCACGTTGTTTTTTTGTCTGCTGCTGGCGTTGCTGACGGCTCGCCTTCCGAACTGGCTGCGGTTTTTGCTCGCGGTGGTGGCGGGAATATCGCCGGTCTATGGTTCGTACATCATTGACCGTGTGTTGCGTGAGTTTTGTTTTGTCGCTGCCGGGATGTGGGTTGGGAATCATATTTTTATGCTGGAACGGCTTGAGAAGACGAAGGCCGCGCTTGGACTGGTGCTACTGGGTGGGTTTCAGGTGGTGACGATTTACTTCTATGGCTACGCAGGGCGATGGAACTATATCTTGATGGGTCTGACGGGAACGGCCGCGCTCTTCCTGCTGGCGCGGTTGCTTGAGAAGCACAGGGTGGGCGATGCGCTGGGGTGGCTGGGACGGGCGTCGCTGGCGACCTTTCTGTTGAGCGCGTTTGCGCAGGGAGCGACGCGAGTTGTGTTGTCCAACGTGTTCCATACGAACAATCTGTGGCTTCAATTGTTATTGCCGACGGCGTTCGCGGCAGTTCTACCTGCTATTGTTTGGTATCAGCAGGACCAATGGCGGCTTGGCTGGCTCTTTCACTGGCCGTTTTAG
- a CDS encoding transglutaminase family protein translates to MYYSIRHLTKFLYSNQVSESMMETRMHPRSDQNQRCLTFHLSVSPRCRVFSYRDHLSNHVHHFDIPGMHGQLVIVAESLVEVQPAAQVPAFLAPDAWADLDAMVEQGDYWEMLLPSEFTVPTPALDALAVELDVRRRDDPLMVLHHLNQQIYEYFDYKPKSTNVDSPIDLALGTGAGVCQDFAHIMITLVRSKLRIPCRYVSGYLFHGESDMDRSVSSATHAWIEVLIPHLGWVGFDPTNWLVAGDRHIRTAIGRDYSDVPPTHGIFRGRAASELTVAVRVTPSLGTPSLDQELPVPEDWSILVEKATQLPEQPPPPTRQQQMAQQQQENS, encoded by the coding sequence ATGTATTATTCGATTCGCCATCTGACGAAGTTCCTGTATAGCAATCAGGTCAGCGAGAGCATGATGGAGACGCGGATGCATCCGCGGAGCGATCAGAACCAGCGCTGCCTGACGTTTCATCTTTCGGTGAGTCCTCGATGCAGAGTGTTCAGCTATCGCGATCATCTGTCGAATCACGTTCATCACTTCGATATTCCGGGGATGCATGGGCAGTTGGTGATTGTTGCCGAGTCGCTGGTGGAGGTGCAACCGGCGGCTCAGGTTCCGGCGTTTCTGGCGCCGGACGCGTGGGCGGACCTGGACGCGATGGTGGAGCAGGGAGACTACTGGGAGATGCTGCTGCCGAGTGAGTTCACCGTGCCGACGCCAGCGCTGGACGCTCTTGCTGTGGAGCTCGATGTGCGGCGTAGAGACGATCCGCTGATGGTGCTGCATCATTTGAACCAGCAGATTTATGAGTACTTCGACTACAAACCGAAGTCGACCAACGTGGATTCGCCGATCGATCTTGCGCTAGGCACGGGGGCCGGGGTTTGCCAGGATTTTGCGCACATCATGATTACGCTGGTGCGATCGAAGCTGCGGATTCCCTGCCGGTATGTGAGCGGGTATCTCTTTCACGGCGAGAGTGACATGGACCGGTCGGTAAGTTCGGCGACGCATGCGTGGATTGAAGTGTTGATTCCGCACCTGGGATGGGTGGGTTTCGACCCTACGAACTGGCTGGTGGCTGGCGACCGTCATATTCGTACGGCGATCGGGAGGGATTATTCCGATGTTCCGCCGACGCATGGGATCTTTCGGGGTCGGGCGGCGAGCGAGCTGACCGTGGCGGTGCGGGTGACTCCTAGTCTGGGGACTCCGTCTCTGGATCAGGAGCTCCCTGTCCCAGAGGATTGGTCGATTCTGGTTGAGAAGGCGACGCAGCTGCCGGAGCAGCCACCGCCGCCGACTCGCCAGCAGCAGATGGCGCAGCAGCAGCAGGAGAACTCCTAG
- a CDS encoding SDR family oxidoreductase, giving the protein MSTTPQSTSTTPRKILVLGATSGIAEATCRIWAAQGASLFLVARNAEKLAAVAADLKTRGASYIDTAVADLDDTDQHPSLLAHAINSLTGMDIAYLAHGVLGDQTDAERDFNTAAQILHTNFMAPVSLLTWLANFCVQRRSGTLAVLSSVAGDRGRKSNYVYGSSKAGLSAFLGGLRNRIDREGVTVLTIKPGPIKTAMTAGMPKSEKFADVDSVAESIVSAIDKRRDILYVPFQWQPIMFIIRNIPEMIFKKLNL; this is encoded by the coding sequence ATGAGTACGACCCCGCAATCGACCTCCACGACTCCCCGCAAGATTCTCGTCCTCGGCGCAACCTCTGGCATCGCCGAAGCTACCTGCCGCATCTGGGCGGCACAAGGAGCAAGCCTCTTCCTCGTCGCGCGCAACGCCGAAAAACTCGCCGCCGTCGCCGCCGACCTCAAGACTCGCGGTGCCAGCTACATCGACACTGCCGTCGCTGACCTCGACGACACCGACCAGCATCCCTCGCTCCTGGCCCACGCTATCAACTCCCTCACGGGCATGGACATCGCCTATCTCGCCCACGGCGTCCTCGGCGACCAGACCGACGCCGAGCGCGACTTCAACACCGCCGCTCAAATCCTCCACACCAACTTCATGGCTCCCGTCTCGCTCCTCACCTGGCTCGCCAACTTCTGCGTCCAGCGTCGCTCCGGCACCCTTGCCGTACTCTCTTCAGTAGCTGGCGACCGGGGCCGCAAGTCCAACTACGTCTACGGCTCCTCAAAGGCCGGACTCTCCGCATTCCTCGGCGGCCTCAGAAATCGCATCGACCGCGAGGGTGTCACTGTCCTGACCATCAAACCCGGCCCCATCAAGACCGCAATGACTGCTGGCATGCCCAAAAGCGAGAAGTTTGCGGACGTCGACTCAGTCGCGGAATCGATCGTCAGCGCTATCGACAAGCGCAGGGACATCCTCTATGTCCCCTTCCAGTGGCAGCCCATTATGTTCATCATCCGCAACATCCCTGAGATGATCTTCAAGAAGCTCAACCTCTGA
- a CDS encoding FAD-binding oxidoreductase, translated as MPDPTATQEATSLVQSPFESWGRYPTYGAKLLPLHWQSDFPALTANLHNGVLPVGMGRSYGDVCLLKDGNLLVTTAMNRLIDFEPETGLLTAEAGVTLAQILDFAVPRGFFLPVTPGTKYVTLGGAIANDIHGKNHHTAGTFGRHVTQFELVRSDGSRMICSPTENTEFYAATIGGLGLTGVITWAMLRLKPIVSRKIDYEGIQFHGIDEFLDLTNQASDVEYTVSWVDVTSTGRNFARGVFMQGDHSGRKDDLKPSPKPKLIFPFEAPGFALNALSVSLFNTAFFHKQIHKRVVALQDYEPFFYPLDKVLRWNRMYGKRGLLQFQYVIPWEHAKEGTVAILREVAKSGLASFLAVLKAFGDVPSPGMMSFPKPGITLALDFPIKPDKSFPLFQRLADMTLEFGGRLYPAKDAAMTAPQFQAFYPQWQHFAQYRDPLLTSSFWERVTPNS; from the coding sequence ATGCCAGATCCAACCGCAACACAGGAAGCGACCTCTCTAGTGCAATCTCCCTTCGAATCCTGGGGCCGCTATCCTACCTACGGAGCAAAACTCCTCCCGCTCCACTGGCAGAGCGACTTTCCCGCACTCACCGCCAACCTCCACAACGGTGTGCTCCCTGTCGGCATGGGACGCAGCTATGGCGACGTCTGCCTCCTCAAAGACGGCAACCTCCTCGTCACCACCGCAATGAATCGCCTCATCGACTTCGAGCCCGAGACCGGCCTCCTCACTGCCGAAGCCGGTGTCACCCTCGCCCAGATCCTCGACTTCGCCGTTCCCCGTGGCTTCTTCCTTCCCGTCACGCCCGGCACAAAATATGTAACCCTCGGCGGAGCAATCGCCAACGACATCCACGGCAAGAACCACCACACCGCCGGAACCTTTGGCCGACACGTCACGCAGTTCGAGCTCGTCCGCTCCGACGGCTCCCGCATGATCTGCTCCCCGACGGAAAACACCGAGTTCTACGCCGCAACCATCGGCGGTCTCGGACTCACCGGCGTCATCACCTGGGCCATGCTCCGCCTCAAGCCCATCGTCTCCCGCAAGATCGACTACGAAGGCATCCAGTTCCACGGCATCGACGAGTTCCTCGACCTCACCAACCAGGCCAGCGACGTCGAGTACACCGTCAGCTGGGTCGACGTCACCTCGACCGGCCGCAACTTTGCCCGCGGCGTCTTCATGCAGGGCGATCACTCCGGCCGCAAAGACGACCTCAAACCCTCCCCCAAGCCAAAACTCATCTTCCCCTTCGAAGCCCCCGGCTTCGCCCTCAACGCTCTCTCCGTCAGCCTCTTCAACACAGCCTTCTTTCATAAGCAGATTCACAAACGCGTCGTCGCCCTCCAGGACTACGAGCCCTTCTTCTACCCGCTCGACAAGGTCCTCCGCTGGAACCGGATGTACGGCAAGCGCGGGCTCCTCCAGTTCCAGTACGTCATTCCATGGGAGCACGCCAAAGAGGGAACCGTCGCGATCCTCCGCGAAGTCGCCAAATCAGGCCTCGCCAGCTTTCTCGCCGTGCTCAAAGCCTTTGGTGACGTCCCCTCTCCCGGCATGATGAGCTTTCCCAAACCGGGCATCACCCTCGCCCTCGACTTTCCCATCAAGCCCGACAAGAGCTTCCCACTCTTTCAGCGCCTCGCCGACATGACACTCGAGTTCGGCGGCCGCCTCTATCCGGCCAAAGATGCCGCCATGACGGCCCCTCAGTTCCAGGCCTTCTACCCTCAGTGGCAGCACTTCGCTCAATACCGTGACCCCCTGCTCACCTCGAGCTTCTGGGAGCGCGTCACTCCAAATTCATAA